The Episyrphus balteatus chromosome 3, idEpiBalt1.1, whole genome shotgun sequence genome segment aatactttttttttaaattaaaacaaacctCTTCGAATGTATCAAGCTCTATGTGTCCAGTCTTAAGTTTACTATCTGTAACTAAAGCAGCGTTGGCCATATTACTAGCGTATTGTAAGAAAATCTTCCCAAATGCACATattttattgattctaacaaaaaacTGTTCGTTCTCCTTGGCACTGGTGTAACTATCACAGATTTGATAATCATTTAATGGAAGCGAAACAAAACCATTGAGAAAAATATCTTCTTCAAGATGAATTGCTATTTTATTGATTGGAGCagagagaagaaaaaagaagaaaatattttttgtttttaaatcaaagaatttaaaatttgtttcctaCATTTAGTATCATTGGATTCTGGTCTTTGGATTTGTTGTAAAATATGGATATGCTGTTCTAACTCAAGCCAGGGATTTAGTTCTTGTTGTctgtattattaatttttttgaattaattccttttagataaaattttcatttttaaacttatGTAATTACCTGGTGTTGTGAAATGGTTTCCACAAATCTGTATTTACAGAGAGCCAGTCACACCAAACCTATGGAAAAAGTTTGCATTAGGtcttgttttaatgtttttattataattaattatagTTACCTTTATGAATTGCAAGAGTGTGTTTAAGTCCTTGACGTCTAGACCATCGGCACTGAGAAAAATATGTTTATTGGTGATTTATTTGAAGTTGAATTTTAAAGGGTTTTTTATACCTGTTGGAATTGACGATTTTGTCTTTGGATTCAAGAAGTCTTTTATTAGCGGATTTGACAATAATACCAAAGACTTGATTGGAAACATTGAACGCGTGGTTGAATATTTCTCTTCTGGAATCTGAAAGCAatgatgttttacaaacttaattttgttttattagaaagacattattttaaataaatacaccCCTATTTACTTGGAATACAATGTGCTCTGTCTCCATACATTTATACTGCTGGTTCTTTTTTATGTGACAAAAGATTGTAGATCTATCGACTTAGATATATAGACTTCATTAGTTCGCCCGATAAAGGGGAAAGGGCGCGGGTGACACTCCTTTGGTTTGTATTATAATCGAGATATATCAGTTCGTCGATATTTATCCATCCTTTTGGTTAATGTAATGGTATAGCACATAGGGAAcgtagacttttttttaaaacaatccgCATGATTATTTTTGAGAGAGAGAACCTAGAGTATCTAGCAAGGGACAAGAAACACTCCGTCCGACGAGACTTAGCCGTGCCAATACCGTCGCCGCACATTCATAggagtattttcatcaaaaacctggccataattatttttcatggtttttgttattatttctgtttaaaatgaatatttctacaagaaaaataatataaacctaatttttgttatttttattttttcatcaaaaactcataaatttgattaatggcctatataaattttctcaatttttttcctcatccctaatacgcaattctctgtttcttttctctcttccccaaccttaattaagatcacccaaaataaagtatactaataacatcagtaaatttaatttagaaataaaacaCATTGCATAAAGtaagtattttctatcagaaagtgaaaaacttatTGACCCtcaattctctaaagagcacgtAAGAGCACcaaatttttattgcattgGTTTAaggaatatataaactaaatcataagttttaattcatcgcagaataacggggtatactaaaacaaaatcattaaagttcaaataataacgtttaacaaaaataacaagtttttatGTACTTGTTGTAAGaccgaattgaaatagaaaacacaatctaatatttccaaaactgtattaatatcgttaataaataactgaagaagatttctctatttaattttttttaaatttctatcacaacacttcgatatcgcatattgAATAACGCTTACCAAAGtaattccatataaaaataattttaataacaccggcacacaaaaaaaaagtgtcatgaaccagaaaccagacctatctttctatatgtttttgggcacgctgaatacgaatttgaagtccgtttggccccatcacccttcagttttgagctgtgagtgcattttgtttgaatttttatgacttttttggagttttttgcatttttctcaaaactgaagggtgaccgggcaaaacggacttgaaaatcggattcagcggtcccaaaaacatatagaaagataggtctgcttcctggtacatgaaactttttttttgtgtgccgggtatgacagcgacatgtcgcgacagtgctagcacacaaaaaaaaaagttgtatgaaccagaaaccagacctatctttctatatgtttttaggaccgctgaatccgaatttcaagtccgttttgcccggtcaccctccagttttgagaaaagtgtaaaaaagaccccaaaaactacctttttttgagttttttgcatattactcaaaactggagggtgacagggccaaacggacttgaaattcggattcagcgggtccaaaaacatatagaaagataggtctggtttctggttcatgacactttttttttttgtgtgccggtgtaatttttttattatttttgttatttttttcttcgttattgcTTACCAAAGTActtcgcattgaaataaaaatgaggtagatgtaatagtagttaactttgaactcattttttaacaagacacgaaaaacaaaaaaataagtgcaGGATATTGATccatgtttattttgcacccactttgacaacttttttggggtcaattttgattttcagaaaatcgacttttgaccaggtttttactgcaaatactcctatgtgcgccgTCCAGCGAAACACAAAAGTCGCCTTATTGGATTtgcaggaaattttttaaaatgcacttttttcggCAAGGTGTtaactttagatttttttataaattcgaaacatataaatttgtaatttttttaccaaaatcgagcTTAAAATgaactttcttttgatgtcccaCTCGATTGAtgtggaaaaaatatttaaaatgcattttttttgttttggcaaaATCGAGCTTAAaatgacctttcttttgatgcatTATGCATTATTTCGGCAAATGGTTAaccttcgatttttttttcaaaaatagaaaaaaaatggatttttggttttcgattatgaatagagtttaatGAGACCTGTCTTGCATTTgccttgcattttttttatttttcaaaaatccaaaaaaccttTCTAGTTCATTCCAAtggatttttttctataatttattACGGTGTAGATTGCATACATTTTGGTTAATTTTCGCCCGGATATGCAAAGCAGTTCATTTATTCTGAATGCATAAGTGGTTCAGATGGACATCTCATGGCTGATCTCACcgaatttactttttttaattaccgaaAACTGGAATAACTGTGCCAGATATTGTTATTTTTCGTAACATACACTTTTCTCTTAACATAAGGAAAAAACTAAGCAGtttattctaaaaatataaccaatttaaaatcctttttttatttcaaaaatccgCCCAACGTTTTTAACCTGACAAAATTTAAATCAGATATTTAAAACTCTAGGAAAATTGTATTCTTAAAACAAAGCCGTAATTAGAAATCTGTAAAATTTGTACACTACGCAAAGTAATCAATATCCAAAAGAACTTACCATTTGATTTGTTGTGTGTtatgacaaaaatatttaatgcagcAATTTTCAACAGTCTATGACGGGTTATGAAAAGAGACGAAGAGCAATTCAAAATAACTTTCAATTGCACCATAATTTTCTTCAcgttttcttgaaaattttcgaaactgaaaataaaatgttgttAATTTAGTTTGATAGCagcaaataaccaaaaaaaaaacatacccaaTTCCTGAAAAGAGTTTTCCAATGATGTACAAATAAGTTGATGTAAATCTCTTCAAAACCTAGAATTTAAACGAGTTTACATAAATTgccattattaaaaataaactcaaagAACATTCACTAACTTCTTCTCCCGGCAAATCGGTCAATCGTTTCTCTTCAGTTTCAAcgtttttatttgtgaaatcAGTCTTGTGCAGTCGTCGGACTCCATCTGGATATACCCAAACCTCTTTGCGCAAAGACTTAGGTTCCTTATCAACTTTTCTTTCAGGAGTTCCAAAAAGTGGTGACTTGTTGTTTTCTTCATACTTTTAaggaaaataattatttaaatcttttttcgtatttgaaaaaaatcaaactaattTACCTTCTTACGAATCTCATCAAAAAGCACCTTTAAACTTTCTCTAGCTGATTGAATAGCATTGGAAGACATTAAACTTCTCATGTGATAATATATAGCATCGagtttttttctctaaaaaaaaataatacaaatttgtatacctactccaatataaatttgaaaaaaattaaacttacagAATAAATTGCCAATATTGCCAATTGATTATATGGTATTCCATTCGATGGAATTAAACTTTGTGCCCGTTGATAAAACTGACAAGCATCAGTATAGTCATTTGAGTTGAGAATCTTTGATTTGTACCTGTATAAATCTCCCAAACAAATCAGAATCTTTTGTGACGATACTTTACCAATAAATTGGTATTTGTGTGTCGGTTCATCATTGTTGATGCCATTGGTGGTGCGTAAATATTTGCGACTAAGATGTTCTAATAGCATTGTGTAATATTGAAGTCCATCGTTGATAATATCAATTGATTTCAACTCGTTTTGTGTTTGACTACAACTTTCATCGGAATGTGTTTTTAGATATTCAATAATGTTGTAGTAGAGAAGTTTCCAGAAATACGATTCCACATTTTGTTcgcaacaaaatttcaattgattcaACAATAATTGTAGAAATATGTCTTTGAGTTGCTTGCGGAAGCCGTTTAAGGAATCCcagttctaaaaattaaaaaaaattaaaaaaaaaagcaattgaTGCTATAACTTATAATGtcgttatttttacttgctctatagggcaagtattggtttcgtgtagaaaaaaaaaatcgaggttttaatcaaaaccaacattacgataatggagaagaccaaaaaagtggttttcgtcatgccgtccgtcggtctgtgcgtctgtgcgtccatctgtacatcgagctagggcctaaacgggtggatggatttgcttgaaacttggtacagatgatttttacgtaattccctaggtccgttttttttatttttttaatatctccattttaacgcatatctcccatataacgttttcgaggtattgcaaatttctcgaaaacggctctaacgatttcgatcaaatttggtgtgcggaatactcttatagattctaacaaaactgcgtttttagtttttctcaaaaaatgccgagagcggaaatatggcgttgccgtttttcaaaaattgacatgttttttaagttcatatatttcatcaatgcataagtcaatattttcaaaagttacagacatcataggtattgaagtgtaaaatgtaaaaaaaaaattaaaaaaaaaagtttttcaaaaaatatttaaaaaattgaatttttttaactttcgagtttttttttttgtttttattttttttttctccacaaaatcttaaatttccaatagatatttaagataaagatgctttgaactacaagagcaagtacgtgcgacccagtcgtgcattttattttaatcaaacaacCCGGTTTAGGTGAACAAATATGTAATTAGAATTAGGTTGAAAGGACTCTTATGTAGTATGTCCTTTGTCTAATGCACTTTAGTTTTCACCTCCGCCTAAACAACAAACAGAAAGGTCAgtcttgtttttaaattttgataaggAAAGCTTACATGCATGGAGACCAAATTGTTGTGAAAGGTTTATGGCCTTCCAAAGGGGTAATACATTTTATTGCTGTTTGAGGGCAAAAAGGAACATAAAGAAGTCGCTTCAGACTAGATCTGGCAAGCGCCCTCGCAGTTCTATTCTAATGATAATTAGTTGGAAGCAGTTCAGGTGTATGAAATACTGCGCTCTCGTTTTTCTCTCCCTAGCTGTGTCCAAATTTTTGATGCATActctgtgattttttttaaagctcgtTATGATGTAGCTTTTAATGCGGTTCTTTCTTAATTTGCATAAGGAAGGttggaatttatttaattacacaCAACTGATCATAaggtcattaaaatttaaaaatcactcCTTTATACTTATTTcggaacacgaccgactcagttggtattgccatgttcaaaggagagatcctgagaaccccgtcaaaaaagcaatatcatataacgttccaacacgaaataaaaagaaaggtaggcctaaaaactcctggtacaagcaaatgcaaaaacaccagcattcagttggcctcagaaacggaacaatacaaaaccgggaggcttgccgccgatttctgaggtcaacccggcgaaccccacaggcggatcactagtgtgaagcagtaacgtgggaaggttatgatcccctcgacatcgagatcataacagcgccgagaaaaaaaggaagaagaagatactTATTTCGGGCACTttatttaacaacaacaacaataatagtgtAAAACCGAAATTATTTCTGAACCGAACTTCTTTCTATTAAacttgtcattttctgttagtatacgcccgagtgtatCGTCTGATACGAAGAAATTATaactcgtattttttttttttcataaaccaaaaattattatagccataacccaaaattaatttttatttaaacataccgctcatttacttgaacactgtcataactccaaaaaactttttttttttttcagaaacgagttttaaattttgtatcggtctatttttgtatgttaaaaGTTAGTTAATAATTCCTCCTTTCATGACCTTtttgagttaaataaattttacttttttcgtggGCTATAGATCTTTCTTCAATATATTCTAATTTGTAATAGTCGACGTTACGGGTATGTTTATACCCTTCCTCGGGACtcaattaaaaaacatgtcttaaaaatattagaaaagcAATAAAttatctatacttacaatatttgTGTTAACTTCTTGgaaaattgcttgcttttaagtatttgtaatattttaaaatttcaacgaTTGAGGTCTTGAAAAAgacttttatcaaaatttcaaaataatgaagtttaaaaatttctatttgataagaaattcaattttttttataaaaaaacaaaaaaaaaatcttaccttTCTAGTCAActtctagtaaaaaaaaattattaaaaaacatgtcTGAAGAAGGGTATAAGCATACCTGAAACGTCGACAAGTACGAATtggaaaaagttattttctaaaaaaaaaaaccaatgctTCTTGTCtgtcaatttttaaagttaagaaaTGACTTATTGCAGGATTAAAGATTAACTTATTCAAATAACTTCTGCATTAATGATTCAAAACTCGTGTTTTTTTAGCTATTacagtattcaagtaaatgagcgatatgtACTTCAACATAAAGAAAGGCTAGACACAGAAAACACAGTttagacaaaacatttttgagaCCTATTCGTGCGAGCGTCGATTGAAAAACTAATGTATGTattagatttaaatttaaaaaaaaacatgttcatTTTCTTCTAAATTGCCTTTTATTTATATGTACCAACTGCACAAAAAAGTCTCCTTGGTGTAATAAGAGATAGactcacttaaaaaaattattttagaaacgACTTgaattaagagccaattttatCTTTACAATATGTCATTGTTCTTACCAAATTCTCACACAGATATAATGTCATAAACCAAACAATGGTTTCTCGGTAAAAGATATGGCAGCAACATTTGATCCTCATTCGCGCTAAACGTTAATGCTTTTGTCGCTTAAACAACTCAATGTTCCGCTGTAAACTAGattagtttaattttatattgaatACATGCGTAGATGTCATCTGGAAacttgattttatgtatttttataaaagaatttgTCAAAATATTCTTGCGACAAAAATCTTCCGGATTTTGGAGGttttaagcctgaactacattgcatactttttgttaaagtacaaaagttttttttttctgactaaTTGGTCATTTGAAAATAGTCTTTTAATCGTTTTTATAAGATTTCTGTTCTAGAAAACCATCACAAAATacgattgaaatttttttcactttttacttTTAAGGCCAAAGTAGTTATTATTGCCTGATCATCCTAGACAAAATTTCACTATATATCAAAGTTAATTGAAGTTAATTGAaggggtcattttcggggatacgccatatcaaattttggtgtaaaactgtgatttcatattctactccatcaaaggaacctaattgcatcaaaacattttgtatttcaattaactttgataaaatttctgtTAAATTCGGCTGAAACCCCCTTTTCCGTACTGCCTAGGGgtcaggggtcattttcggggatacgccatatcaaattttggtgtaaaaatgtgatttcatattctactctatcaaaggaacctaatgtcatcaaaaaaatttgtatttcaattaactttgataaaatttctgtTAAATTCGGCTGAAACCCCTTTTTCCGTACTGCCTAGGGgtcaggggtcattttcggggatacgccatatcaaattttggtgtaaaactgtgatttcatattctactccatcaaaggaacttaatttcatcaaaaaatcttGTACTTTATAAAATGTCTAGATTGATCGGGCTAATTAAGACTTTAAAATATTCTTGAGTTATTCGTGATATATGTAGTTCTTGTATTGATTTAGGAAAAAGACGTTTAAACGGTTaggtaaaaaattaagaaacaatTTGGCTCTCATATCGATCTGATACGTAGTAACCCGTGGCGCAATGGTAAATGTCATGGCCTTCATTATATAGAATTGACAAACCGTCAAAGCTCTAATGGAAtcattagccctgttccttccTTTGGGAGCTGGCAAAgaactactagtagtttactagcgattttcaatggaacgcactttcaacgaaatcaatacaaatcgtatcatCTCGgaaagaagagcatgagtattgattttgattttgatttattgaGCACGTTAAAATCCTAACGTTACaggtaattataaatataaataactataataataaaattaatgtatatatatatataaaaaaaaaaagataatagaattaaatttctaatttgcaaaattgacgaaaaatctaattttaaactgttttgatttaatatttaaGTTAACAGAGTCAATTAAgttataatatttattgaaaatattaatcaactGATTAATCGGACTGTTAGACCCATAGTTCGATCTGCTAAAACTGAAACTGAAAGAATTAGGTTCTGAGGGTAGGAAGGctattcaattaaatttgacctaggaagaaatcgaaggtAAAACTTTGTGAATTCGAAGGTAAAACTTTTATAGTaatagattaaccaaaacatcttttattagtagactaccacctccaatggaaaaGTCCAACAGGCCGCCGCAATTAATGTTTAAAATCATTGATGTAAACAATGTAGAAAGGTCTTAAA includes the following:
- the LOC129916756 gene encoding telomerase-binding protein EST1A gives rise to the protein MNRKGAKEQNDISRIIGNLPKRLQQKIAQETGAAATDYNNVGEIPSKAKNLQSDNAAVKEEIVSSQKNAAGNQCSDVADNIDMFLKMTTQSSETARPIDDTPIPGILRIQKKDKSNQQQNQQNSLTINLAKRGDSVNSNNSTKQHPSWFEFVFTKDLSYAKPLPLLHDFVTDLLKRKVVVENWDSLNGFRKQLKDIFLQLLLNQLKFCCEQNVESYFWKLLYYNIIEYLKTHSDESCSQTQNELKSIDIINDGLQYYTMLLEHLSRKYLRTTNGINNDEPTHKYQFIGKVSSQKILICLGDLYRYKSKILNSNDYTDACQFYQRAQSLIPSNGIPYNQLAILAIYSRKKLDAIYYHMRSLMSSNAIQSARESLKVLFDEIRKKYEENNKSPLFGTPERKVDKEPKSLRKEVWVYPDGVRRLHKTDFTNKNVETEEKRLTDLPGEEVLKRFTSTYLYIIGKLFSGIGFENFQENVKKIMVQLKVILNCSSSLFITRHRLLKIAALNIFVITHNKSNDSRREIFNHAFNVSNQVFGIIVKSANKRLLESKDKIVNSNSADGLDVKDLNTLLQFIKVWCDWLSVNTDLWKPFHNTRQQELNPWLELEQHIHILQQIQRPESNDTKSIHLEEDIFLNGFVSLPLNDYQICDSYTSAKENEQFFVRINKICAFGKIFLQYASNMANAALVTDSKLKTGHIELDTFEEFEEGDENDNSENIIPIDLLSKLDVCDKDMEDILQLSKLKKELEAKTNITKKYNEKLEEILKFVDTKLYIEVRPKYLLPDTNCFIDYLDDFEALIKNFKKYILVVPLTVVKELDGLSKGVKIEIYENSQVKKSRIHHFDDVSTRAKKSLEFIKSANNNVKCATTKGSIINASLFALVEEQQASNDDKILATALALSKSMSKEANKDGKTFIQTELVLITTDRNLRVKALARKLAVSELKEFLQWANDCIDPE